From a single Oceanivirga salmonicida genomic region:
- the rpsB gene encoding 30S ribosomal protein S2, with protein GFYVNQRWLSGVLTNLKTIKGRVKKLKELEDMDASGELDNSYTKKEATLLRKEMSKLEKNVGGIKEMHKLPAALFVLDIKKEFLALEEAAKLGIPVIALVDTNVHLLLII; from the coding sequence GTGGATTCTATGTTAACCAAAGATGGTTAAGTGGAGTATTGACGAACTTAAAAACAATAAAAGGTAGAGTAAAGAAATTAAAAGAACTTGAAGACATGGATGCAAGTGGAGAATTAGATAATTCATACACTAAAAAAGAAGCAACATTACTAAGAAAAGAAATGTCAAAATTAGAAAAAAATGTTGGTGGAATTAAAGAAATGCATAAATTACCTGCTGCATTATTTGTATTAGACATAAAAAAAGAATTTTTAGCACTAGAAGAAGCAGCTAAATTAGGAATACCAGTTATAGCATTAGTAGATACAAATGTACACCTGCTTCTAATAATT